The Sediminispirochaeta smaragdinae DSM 11293 genome has a segment encoding these proteins:
- a CDS encoding ABC transporter substrate-binding protein, giving the protein MKKSIRVIVAMMVLLSVGTALFASGSQEGSGKYKIYLITMDQTDQHWVNVDAGCKKAAEELGGIDYKWMAPDVKDDAKQIEIINNAVAGGAQAILLAANGPTAVTSALKEAADAGVKIIYVDSPADFPAYQTLATDNKDAGKIAGEEMIKALAASGVTSGKIGIVNINAATASTVAREAGFREALAGSDFTILETQYSEGDAARSNDIAVNYITLGCVGIFGANEGCTVGTGNAIQEAGKNIIGVGFDKSDMILSLVKKGYIVATMAQNPDVMGYEGMKSAVKVLKGEDVGAKYVDTGVSVITKDKL; this is encoded by the coding sequence ATGAAAAAAAGCATTCGGGTTATTGTTGCGATGATGGTGCTTCTGAGTGTGGGGACCGCGCTCTTCGCATCAGGTTCACAAGAGGGATCAGGCAAATACAAAATCTACCTGATCACCATGGATCAGACCGATCAGCATTGGGTGAATGTGGATGCCGGCTGCAAAAAGGCTGCTGAAGAGCTGGGGGGAATCGACTACAAGTGGATGGCTCCCGATGTAAAAGATGATGCAAAGCAGATTGAAATAATCAACAATGCCGTAGCCGGCGGTGCTCAAGCCATACTCCTTGCCGCGAACGGACCTACCGCCGTTACCAGCGCCCTTAAGGAGGCTGCCGATGCCGGAGTAAAAATAATTTATGTTGATTCTCCTGCCGACTTTCCCGCCTATCAGACACTTGCTACCGACAATAAGGATGCGGGAAAGATTGCCGGTGAAGAGATGATCAAAGCCCTTGCTGCCTCCGGTGTTACCAGCGGCAAGATCGGTATCGTGAATATCAATGCCGCTACCGCCAGTACCGTTGCCCGTGAGGCCGGTTTCCGTGAAGCTCTTGCGGGAAGCGATTTTACCATCCTTGAGACCCAGTACTCTGAAGGTGATGCCGCTCGTTCTAATGATATTGCGGTAAACTACATCACCCTCGGTTGTGTGGGAATCTTCGGTGCCAACGAAGGCTGTACCGTGGGAACCGGAAATGCCATTCAGGAAGCCGGAAAGAATATCATCGGCGTTGGCTTCGATAAGTCCGATATGATTCTCAGCCTGGTAAAAAAAGGGTATATAGTTGCCACCATGGCACAAAATCCTGACGTAATGGGTTATGAGGGAATGAAGAGTGCCGTGAAGGTCCTTAAGGGTGAAGACGTCGGTGCGAAGTATGTCGATACCGGTGTTTCCGTTATTACAAAAGACAAGCTCTAA